A genomic window from Patescibacteria group bacterium includes:
- a CDS encoding cation diffusion facilitator family transporter, whose product MAGHHHHDHDGTARTVAVNLTVNATLTLAKWLAYFLTGSPSLFGEAAHSTADSLNPILLWFGLRRGRLPKDAAHPLGHGRETFFWSLIAAEMMLLLGAGLTAYHGLKTIITGDRPDYSPWSLGIMGFALCAEGFTLFLSWKKIRQERGATLAAKIRGTSDTVTLGILIENGVDALAVLLAFLGFGLFALTGQPLWDAGFSLAIAALLATSSLFLINRNRSLLVGETARPETVARIILIAAVHPAVDVVVAATAVMLDADRVHCHLQLRLKTDGFVWRWCSGPAARPYLAGDPVTWTLDQLTKELASVRSAIRSSVPEVASVDIEIVR is encoded by the coding sequence ATGGCCGGACACCATCATCATGACCACGACGGCACGGCTCGGACCGTGGCCGTGAATCTGACCGTCAACGCGACGCTCACGCTGGCCAAGTGGCTGGCCTATTTCCTAACCGGCTCGCCGTCGCTTTTCGGCGAAGCAGCCCATTCGACCGCCGACTCGCTGAATCCGATCCTGCTCTGGTTCGGCCTGCGCCGCGGCCGCCTGCCCAAGGACGCCGCCCATCCGCTCGGCCACGGCCGCGAGACCTTCTTCTGGTCGCTCATCGCGGCCGAGATGATGCTGCTCCTGGGCGCAGGACTGACCGCCTACCACGGGCTCAAGACCATCATCACCGGCGACCGCCCCGATTACTCTCCCTGGTCGCTCGGCATCATGGGTTTCGCGCTCTGCGCCGAAGGCTTCACCCTGTTCCTGTCCTGGAAAAAGATCCGGCAGGAACGCGGCGCGACCCTCGCGGCCAAGATCCGCGGCACGAGCGACACCGTGACGCTCGGCATCCTGATTGAGAACGGCGTGGACGCGCTCGCGGTGCTCCTGGCTTTCCTGGGCTTCGGCCTGTTCGCGCTGACCGGCCAACCGCTCTGGGACGCGGGCTTCTCGCTCGCGATCGCCGCGCTGCTCGCGACCTCCTCGCTCTTTCTCATCAACCGCAACCGGTCGCTGCTCGTCGGCGAGACCGCGCGGCCGGAGACCGTCGCCAGGATCATCCTGATCGCGGCCGTTCACCCGGCGGTCGACGTGGTCGTCGCCGCGACGGCGGTCATGCTCGACGCCGACCGGGTCCACTGCCATCTGCAGCTCAGGCTCAAGACTGACGGCTTCGTCTGGCGCTGGTGCTCCGGCCCGGCCGCGAGACCCTATCTCGCCGGCGACCCGGTGACCTGGACGCTCGACCAGCTGACCAAGGAACTCGCGTCAGTCCGATCCGCGATCAGATCCTCCGTACCGGAAGTCGCTTCGGTCGACATCGAGATCGTCCGCTGA